One window of the Triticum dicoccoides isolate Atlit2015 ecotype Zavitan chromosome 3B, WEW_v2.0, whole genome shotgun sequence genome contains the following:
- the LOC119281451 gene encoding uncharacterized protein LOC119281451, whose product MEPWEKNGSESAKKTKTSPAPPVAALVDDLLGEIFLRLPDMASLATAALACKSWGRVACFPAIFRRFLSLRRPPLVGFILTDRSDMPVPHHCPNPRFVPAESRNPDVVSAAVDGDFFFEDLPAIDSDDDGEGDYYEEWRLRGCDGGLLLLSRGRYALDLAAYDPLARTAVFFRPPHAWRYSSHIVRYAILVDDADASFRVIGMERWAGSHSAVFSSRTREWDMIASSDTNHAVYSFIRCWSDGMPAGRYVYWRSDTKKSRHCKDDEVILVLDMEAMVWSVIKPPFPPGESYCVADMAEHGGLCIVSSKEQCVQLWVRDSNAEWMLKKEVSLLNEFGYLKKLRLEEWMKRVRILAMKAGYVYMEFWSIRKPHSYLLVLNLNTTKLEFFCNKSTEPHRGPAFPFFMRSAPLPAPDDDKKF is encoded by the coding sequence atGGAGCCATGGGAGAAAAACGGGAGCGAGAGCGCCAAGAAGACGaagacctcgccggcgccgccggtggccgccctcgttgatgatctCCTGGGCGAGATCTTCCTCCGCCTCCCCGACATGGCGTCACTTGCCACAGCCGCCCTCGCCTGCAAGAGCTGGGGCCGAGTAGCCTGCTTCCCAGCCATCTTCCGCCGCTTCCTGTCCCTTCGCAGGCCCCCACTCGTCGGCTTCATCCTCACCGACCGCAGCGACATGCCTGTTCCTCACCACTGCCCTAACCCCCGCTTCGTCCCCGCCGAATCCCGTAACCCCgacgtggtctccgccgccgttgACGGCGACTTCTTCTTCGAAGACCTCCCCGCCATAGATTCGGACGACGACGGCGAAGGGGACTACTACGAGGAGTGGCGCCTCCGCGGCTGCGACGGCGGCCTCCTCCTTCTTTCCCGCGGCCGCTATGCGCTGGATCTCGCCGCGTATGACCCCCTCGCGCGGACGGCCGTCTTCTTCCGCCCTCCCCACGCCTGGCGCTATTCGTCCCACATCGTCCGCTACGCCATCTTGGTGGACGATGCCGACGCCTCGTTCCGGGTCATCGGCATGGAGCGGTGGGCCGGCTCACACTCCGCCGTCTTCTCCTCCCGCACCCGCGAGTGGGACATGATTGCCTCGTCCGATACGAACCATGCAGTGTATAGCTTTATCCGATGCTGGAGCGACGGCATGCCGGCGGGCCGCTACGTGTACTGGCGGTCGGACACCAAGAAGTCCCGgcactgcaaggacgacgaggtgatcTTGGTGCTGGACATGGAAGCAATGGTGTGGTCGGTTATCAAGCCGCCATTCCCTCCTGGCGAATCGTACTGCGTCGCGGACATGGCGGAGCACGGCGGGCTCTGCATTGTGTCCAGCAAAGAGCAGTGCGTGCAGCTCTGGGTCCGTGACAGCAATGCTGAGTGGATGCTCAAGAAGGAGGTTTCGTTGCTGAATGAGTTTGGATACCTGAAGAAGCTTCGTCTTGAGGAgtggatgaagcgggtgcgcatcctgGCAATGAAGGCTGGCTATGTGTACATGGAGTTTTGGTCCATAAGGAAGCCCCATTCATATCTGCTTGTACTAAATCTGAACACCACAAAGCTGGAATTCTTCTGCAACAAGTCGACCGAGCCTCACAGAGGTCCTGCGTTTCCGTTCTTCATGCGGTCGGCACCTTTGCCTGCTCCAGATGATGATAAGAAATTTTAA